A portion of the Gossypium arboreum isolate Shixiya-1 chromosome 8, ASM2569848v2, whole genome shotgun sequence genome contains these proteins:
- the LOC108470258 gene encoding uncharacterized protein LOC108470258 has product MEVYGKTMAAAPANVIYLSTILGRDGPFPVHKCDCKCQNEHVCGNMYRCKLTGITHICDKNCNQRILYDNHSSLCRASGQVFPLSQAEEQVIRGVRRKLDADNSPPSDSCGFKRRRDAQIRPSPFERSFSAVSPICSQVGDGMDLS; this is encoded by the coding sequence ATGGAGGTATACGGCAAAACCATGGCTGCTGCCCCTGCAAATGTTATTTATTTGTCTACTATTCTAGGCCGTGACGGGCCTTTTCCTGTTCACAAATGCGATTGTAAATGCCAAAATGAACATGTTTGTGGCAACATGTATCGCTGCAAACTAACAGGAATCACACATATCTGTGACAAGAACTGTAACCAGAGAATTTTGTATGATAACCATAGTTCCCTTTGCCGGGCAAGCGGCCAGGTCTTTCCGCTTTCTCAAGCTGAGGAACAGGTGATCAGAGGCGTCAGGAGGAAGCTTGATGCTGACAATTCCCCACCCTCTGATAGCTGTGGTTTTAAGCGCAGACGTGATGCGCAGATTCGTCCTTCTCCTTTTGAGAGATCTTTCTCTGCTGTTAGTCCCATCTGCAGCCAAGTTGGAGATGGCATGGACTTGAGCTAG